In a single window of the Gloeocapsa sp. DLM2.Bin57 genome:
- a CDS encoding CBS domain-containing protein, with product MNQTVAEVMTRDPITVTRETSLTEAIKIIAEKRISGLPVVDDNGKLVGVISETDLMWKETGIEPPPYVMFLDSVIYLENPARYEKEVHKALGQTVGEVMTAKAISIDPQSSVKDAARLMHDKHVRRLPVVNEAAQVVGIITRGDIVRSMAGL from the coding sequence AATGACAAGAGATCCTATCACCGTTACCAGAGAAACTTCTCTGACAGAGGCGATTAAAATTATCGCCGAAAAACGGATTAGTGGTTTACCAGTTGTCGATGATAATGGTAAATTGGTAGGGGTGATTTCAGAAACGGATTTAATGTGGAAGGAAACGGGTATAGAGCCTCCACCCTACGTGATGTTCCTTGATAGTGTTATCTATCTAGAAAATCCCGCACGTTATGAAAAAGAGGTTCACAAAGCCCTTGGACAAACCGTAGGAGAGGTAATGACGGCTAAAGCGATTAGCATCGATCCTCAATCTTCTGTTAAGGATGCGGCTCGCTTAATGCACGATAAACACGTACGTAGATTACCTGTAGTTAATGAAGCGGCTCAGGTAGTCGGAATAATTACCAGAGGTGATATCGTTCGGAGCATGGCAGGTTTATAA